The following coding sequences lie in one Oryza brachyantha chromosome 10, ObraRS2, whole genome shotgun sequence genomic window:
- the LOC121055508 gene encoding uncharacterized protein LOC121055508: MRAGEDRGGGQEEEEGGGAGCCSCLPFCSLSLWGLGKKRRRRRRRPSPRRLFRLRLRLSWFSWPWWPRKNGGKKTKTKGNGTMKSRRRMLLLLSPSPSPPPSKKALATSVSSSAGSLLLPKVGSFADGKKQRGGSKSSPRPTAPPPPPARPETEGSWQPCRRPAPPDEVTGVRRAPSRRHGSFRRDGGGGGGGVLLTMATTLGVIVFFGRATAVAFLCSCLYGARFVRAQVAGAAAKGKGGGGATGGSERFGERKAAAAEPCTEELKKKVVMEGLLERGGKRFSSRLL, encoded by the exons ATGCGTGCCGGGGAGGATCGCGGTGGcgggcaggaggaggaggagggtggtggTGCAGGTTGCTGCTCGTGCCTGCCGTTCTGCAGCCTGAGCCTGTGGGGCCTCGGgaagaagcggcggcggcggcgacggcggccgtcgccgcgaaGGTTGTTCAGGCTAAGGCTCCGGCTGTCGTGGTTCTCCTGGCCATGGTGGCCGCGGAAGAACGGCGggaagaagacgaagacgaaaGGGAACGGGACGATGAAGAGTCGTCGTcggatgctgctgctgctctcgccgtcgccgtcgccgccgccgtccaagAAAGCGCTCGCCACGTCTGTCTCCTCCTCAGCCGGCAGCTTACTGCTCCCCAAG GTGGGCAGCTTCGCCGACGGCAAGAAGCAGCGGGGCGGGAGCAAGTCGTCGCcacggccgacggcgccgccgccgccgcctgcgcggCCGGAGACGGAGGGCAGCTGGCAACCGTGCcggaggccggcgccgcccgacGAGGTGACCGGCGTGAGGAGAGCCCCTTCGAGGAGGCACGGCTCGTTCCGtcgcgacggcggaggcggcggcggcggggtgctGTTGACGATGGCGACCACGCTGGGAGTGATCGTCTTCTTCGGCCGCGCCACCGCGGTGGCCTTCCTCTGCTCGTGCCTGTACGGCGCGCGGTTCGTCCGGGCgcaggtcgccggcgccgctgccaagggcaaaggcggcggcggcgccaccggcggcAGCGAAAGGTTCGGCGagcggaaggcggcggcggcggagccgtGCACGGAGGAGCTCAAGAAGAAGGTGGTGATGGAAGGGTTGCTCGAAAGAGGCGGCAAGAGGTTTTCCTCCCGGCTTTTGTAA